The Salinibacterium sp. M195 genome includes a window with the following:
- a CDS encoding VOC family protein, with protein MISSLDNVEAITVFSDDVSASREFYTAVFAASILFEDEVSVALRIGAIVINVLARTEAPALVAPEPVAESGAAASVMLTVNVADVDAVCAALRESGVDLVNGPIDRPWGRRTAVFLDPSGLPWEIAQELA; from the coding sequence ATGATCAGTTCGCTAGACAATGTTGAAGCAATCACGGTGTTCTCAGATGACGTTTCGGCATCTCGGGAGTTCTACACAGCAGTGTTCGCGGCATCCATTCTCTTTGAGGACGAGGTTTCGGTGGCGCTTCGCATCGGCGCCATCGTGATCAACGTGCTGGCGCGAACGGAAGCCCCAGCGCTCGTAGCGCCCGAACCGGTTGCGGAATCGGGAGCGGCGGCATCCGTGATGTTGACCGTGAATGTAGCTGATGTGGATGCAGTCTGCGCTGCTCTTCGTGAGAGTGGCGTCGATCTCGTCAATGGCCCCATCGACCGGCCATGGGGTCGCCGTACTGCAGTGTTTCTCGACCCGTCAGGGCTGCCGTGGGAGATCGCTCAGGAGCTCGCCTAG
- the nadE gene encoding ammonia-dependent NAD(+) synthetase, with translation MTPLQARIIYDLNTQPSIDAAEQVRMRIDFLKEYLKASHAKGLVLGISGGQDSSLAGRLCQLAVAELRAEGAEAQFVAVRLPHGVQHDEDDAQLALDFIEADREVTFNIQRAVDGVAAEFADALGEPITDFNKGNVKARERMVAQYAIAGQLGYLVVGTDHAAEAVTGFFTKFGDGGADVLPLTALTKRQGKRLLVELGAPERLYEKVPTADLLDHTPGQADEANLGVTYDHIDDYLEGRDVPAEVAVEIETKYLNSRHKRTVPVSMYDEWWTE, from the coding sequence ATGACACCGTTGCAGGCGCGCATTATCTACGACTTGAATACCCAACCCTCGATTGATGCCGCCGAGCAGGTTCGCATGCGCATCGACTTTCTCAAGGAGTACCTCAAGGCGTCGCACGCCAAGGGGCTCGTGTTGGGAATCAGCGGCGGGCAAGATTCTTCGCTTGCTGGGCGACTCTGCCAGCTCGCAGTCGCGGAGCTGCGCGCGGAGGGTGCCGAGGCACAGTTTGTGGCCGTCCGGCTCCCGCACGGGGTGCAGCACGATGAGGACGATGCTCAATTGGCGCTCGACTTTATTGAAGCTGACCGCGAAGTGACCTTCAACATCCAGCGGGCAGTCGACGGCGTTGCCGCTGAATTTGCGGATGCTCTGGGCGAGCCGATTACAGACTTCAACAAGGGCAACGTGAAGGCTCGCGAGCGCATGGTGGCGCAATACGCAATCGCGGGCCAGCTCGGCTACCTGGTGGTCGGAACAGATCATGCAGCCGAAGCGGTTACCGGCTTTTTCACCAAGTTCGGTGATGGCGGCGCTGACGTGCTGCCGCTCACTGCGCTCACCAAACGTCAGGGCAAGCGGCTGCTCGTCGAATTAGGGGCGCCGGAGCGCCTCTACGAAAAGGTGCCGACCGCTGACCTGCTTGACCACACGCCCGGTCAGGCCGACGAAGCCAACCTCGGCGTCACGTATGACCACATCGACGACTACCTCGAGGGCCGCGATGTGCCTGCCGAGGTCGCGGTCGAGATCGAGACCAAGTACCTCAATTCTCGCCACAAGCGCACCGTGCCGGTGTCGATGTATGACGAGTGGTGGACTGAATAG
- a CDS encoding response regulator transcription factor, with protein sequence MSELVRVLVVDDEALVRHALRAFIADDDRVVLVGEATDGSEVAESCEMTNPDVVLMDIRMREVSGVEATRRVLEWNPRCRVLALTTFTTEWRALEVLRAGACGYLVKNSTPKQIIDAIVAAHAGDRVVSPEVQGRFVRAAIEAGDSQMSDAPTLSDREQQIIEQIAQGSSNAEIAQALHYAEGTVKADIRHINHLWNVENRLQIVLRATELGLISI encoded by the coding sequence GTGAGTGAACTAGTCCGCGTTCTCGTCGTCGACGACGAGGCCCTGGTGCGGCATGCGTTACGCGCCTTCATTGCGGATGACGACCGTGTCGTGCTGGTCGGCGAGGCGACCGATGGTTCCGAAGTAGCGGAGTCATGCGAGATGACAAACCCCGACGTGGTTCTGATGGATATCAGGATGCGCGAGGTGAGCGGCGTGGAGGCGACGCGGCGCGTGCTGGAGTGGAACCCGCGGTGTCGCGTTCTTGCGCTGACGACCTTCACTACCGAGTGGCGTGCGCTCGAGGTTCTGCGGGCTGGAGCGTGCGGCTACCTTGTGAAGAACTCGACCCCAAAGCAGATCATCGACGCCATTGTCGCCGCCCACGCCGGCGACCGAGTCGTGTCACCCGAAGTACAGGGGAGGTTCGTGCGGGCGGCGATCGAGGCTGGAGATAGCCAGATGTCCGATGCCCCCACACTGAGTGATCGTGAACAGCAGATCATCGAGCAGATCGCCCAAGGATCCTCGAATGCGGAGATCGCTCAGGCGTTGCACTATGCCGAGGGCACGGTGAAGGCCGACATCCGCCACATCAACCACCTGTGGAACGTTGAGAACCGGCTCCAGATTGTGCTCCGAGCCACAGAACTGGGCCTAATCAGCATCTAG
- a CDS encoding sensor histidine kinase produces the protein MPESHAAASGTRESVFYARTSIGGMLRARTFWEQRPLHPVARLLLLLAVAVLLCIAIGFIVASGKFTRFDLLALAFYLGLSAFAWHPLTAAFIVMLICSVGVMFTGSGGDLLELAIALCLVAATCVPWVVVAHAALLGVLTTYIAVYETTLTQGGVFGVVGIAVIALFVGLAFRLVAAREMTLLAERERAVKDIEAIARESQERIADELHDGIAHDLTLVLFHARALPRQPDDAARQVSLTTIEHSAEQALHSIQSLLSLMRDPTPESPESHSTRYGGNLVTAVLALGNLLEDAGISTHVGVPSTQHSVGPTNEQVLIETAIEAITNIIKHAPKSQSASIDVHEHDDDVELVVTNVAPSTPTRHASSGGGRGLHRVRQRLSQNNGQLEVDKTANGWTLRATVPTITRPDN, from the coding sequence GTGCCTGAATCTCACGCGGCTGCCAGCGGAACTCGAGAATCGGTCTTTTATGCGCGGACCTCCATCGGAGGGATGCTGCGTGCTCGCACGTTCTGGGAGCAACGCCCACTTCACCCTGTCGCTCGTCTTCTCCTGTTGCTGGCAGTAGCTGTGCTCCTGTGCATAGCAATCGGCTTCATCGTCGCGAGCGGCAAATTCACGCGTTTCGACCTTCTCGCGCTCGCGTTCTATCTGGGGTTGAGCGCGTTTGCCTGGCATCCGCTGACCGCTGCGTTTATCGTCATGCTTATCTGCAGCGTCGGCGTCATGTTCACCGGCAGCGGCGGAGATCTCCTCGAGCTCGCAATAGCGCTCTGTCTGGTTGCCGCCACGTGCGTGCCGTGGGTGGTCGTTGCGCATGCCGCGCTGCTGGGAGTGCTGACAACGTACATAGCTGTTTACGAAACCACGCTGACGCAGGGCGGCGTCTTTGGCGTTGTGGGTATCGCCGTGATTGCCCTTTTCGTCGGTCTAGCATTTCGGTTGGTGGCCGCGAGAGAGATGACTCTTCTCGCTGAGCGGGAGCGCGCGGTGAAAGATATTGAGGCGATCGCCCGTGAATCGCAGGAGAGGATCGCCGATGAACTCCACGATGGAATCGCTCATGACCTCACCCTTGTTTTGTTCCATGCGCGTGCGTTGCCGCGGCAGCCGGATGACGCAGCGCGGCAGGTCTCACTCACCACGATTGAACACTCCGCCGAGCAAGCCCTCCACAGCATCCAGTCCTTGCTTTCTTTGATGCGAGACCCGACACCTGAGAGCCCGGAATCCCACTCGACCCGATATGGCGGGAATCTGGTGACGGCGGTATTGGCTCTCGGAAATCTCCTTGAGGATGCCGGAATTTCTACCCACGTCGGTGTGCCGAGCACTCAACATAGCGTCGGGCCGACGAACGAGCAGGTCCTTATCGAGACCGCAATTGAGGCCATCACGAACATCATCAAACACGCGCCTAAGTCGCAGTCGGCGAGCATCGATGTTCACGAGCACGATGATGACGTAGAACTCGTCGTGACGAATGTCGCTCCATCCACTCCGACCAGACATGCCAGCTCCGGTGGCGGTCGAGGCCTCCATCGTGTCCGTCAGCGCCTTTCGCAAAACAACGGGCAGCTTGAAGTGGACAAGACCGCGAACGGTTGGACACTGCGAGCAACAGTGCCAACAATCACGCGTCCGGACAACTGA
- a CDS encoding TetR/AcrR family transcriptional regulator encodes MSPTLTPTAGRPRAFDEEAVLNQLTALFWQQGYGNTSMTDIVEASGVHKPSLYRTFGSKEELFATVLRRYLSERMTMLTQLRAESGPGIDGIHTFFDKFEEFAGTDEGSLGCLMVMSANELRGSTPGYEDFSVENSLALRLQMTALAALALPEATEDDALTAQRAELLSLLFFGLQVTIRSQAGTEQVRSAFAAIHALIDTWR; translated from the coding sequence ATGAGCCCCACGTTAACACCAACCGCTGGCCGCCCTCGAGCCTTTGACGAAGAGGCCGTGCTCAACCAACTCACGGCACTATTTTGGCAGCAGGGCTACGGCAATACCTCAATGACCGACATTGTGGAAGCCAGCGGTGTGCACAAACCCAGCCTGTACCGCACCTTCGGCAGCAAAGAAGAACTCTTCGCGACCGTGCTGCGGCGCTACCTTAGCGAGCGCATGACGATGCTCACCCAACTGCGTGCTGAATCGGGGCCTGGCATCGACGGCATCCACACCTTCTTTGACAAATTTGAAGAGTTCGCCGGTACCGACGAGGGCAGCCTGGGATGTCTCATGGTGATGAGCGCGAACGAATTGCGGGGCAGTACTCCCGGTTACGAAGACTTCTCCGTCGAGAACAGCCTTGCTCTCCGCCTGCAGATGACGGCTCTCGCCGCTTTGGCGCTCCCTGAGGCGACCGAGGACGATGCCCTCACCGCTCAGCGAGCCGAGCTGCTCTCGCTGTTGTTCTTCGGGCTCCAGGTCACCATCCGCTCACAAGCTGGTACCGAGCAGGTCCGTTCCGCGTTTGCTGCAATCCACGCGCTCATCGATACCTGGCGGTAG